A single window of Aquarana catesbeiana isolate 2022-GZ linkage group LG10, ASM4218655v1, whole genome shotgun sequence DNA harbors:
- the LOC141109777 gene encoding claudin-8-like: MICFLVHILGILSGAIGMILTWIVCFLPQWRLAVLAENNSFVVEGGRIDGEWLSRWDGLWVTCLSQRRFTLECNDYGSRVSLTSDLKAGRVFLGFSIAMTTLAFILSLIGIIVSGCCSRCCGESREDRRCLTLTAGIIYLLSMVLILIPVIWVIVNVARGAYDASLTRGAVRLEIGEAIMLAWPTIIFLLIGGIILCSSCCCGSGMVKKGQYRPACDQEMVQRKLPCDERSCSTPRMQYI; encoded by the coding sequence ATGATCTGCTTCTTGGTCCACATCCTGGGGATCCTCTCCGGGGCCATCGGGATGATCCTCACCTGGATAGTCTGCTTCCTCCCGCAATGGCGGCTGGCGGTCCTGGCGGAGAACAACAGCTTCGTGGTGGAAGGCGGGAGGATCGACGGCGAGTGGCTCAGCCGGTGGGACGGCCTGTGGGTGACCTGCCTCAGCCAACGCCGCTTCACCCTGGAGTGCAACGACTACGGCTCCCGGGTGTCCCTCACCTCCGACCTCAAGGCCGGCCGCGTCTTCCTGGGCTTCAGCATCGCCATGACCACCCTGGCCTTCATCCTCTCCCTGATCGGGATCATCGTGTCCGGCTGCTGCTCCCGCTGCTGCGGCGAGAGCCGCGAGGATAGGCGCTGCCTGACCCTGACCGCAGGAATCATCTACCTCCTCAGCATGGTCCTCATCCTCATCCCCGTCATCTGGGTCATCGTCAACGTGGCCCGAGGGGCCTACGACGCTTCCCTGACCAGGGGGGCCGTGAGGCTGGAGATCGGGGAGGCCATAATGCTGGCCTGGCCCACCATCATCTTCCTCCTCATCGGGGGGATCATCCTGTGCTCCAGCTGCTGCTGCGGCAGCGGGATGGTCAAGAAAGGCCAATATAGACCGGCCTGTGACCAGGAGATGGTGCAGCGGAAGCTCCCCTGCGATGAGCGGTCCTGCAGCACCCCTAGAATGCAGTACATATAA